One genomic segment of Catalinimonas alkaloidigena includes these proteins:
- a CDS encoding high-potential iron-sulfur protein has product MLNHKRSRRDFFRQYIRAGTLLLGGGLFISSCTKGKQEQEEQATAYSGDPCSDLSNVSAEEIQKRENLGYVADTPIADNQCNNCNLYLPPGDKACGGCMLFKGPVHAEGYCTYWAPKV; this is encoded by the coding sequence ATGCTAAACCACAAAAGATCACGCAGAGACTTCTTTCGTCAGTACATACGTGCCGGCACCCTCTTACTGGGGGGAGGACTGTTCATCAGTAGTTGTACGAAAGGAAAGCAGGAGCAGGAGGAACAGGCAACGGCTTATTCCGGTGATCCCTGCAGTGATTTGAGTAATGTAAGTGCTGAAGAAATTCAGAAAAGAGAAAACCTGGGCTATGTTGCAGATACACCTATTGCTGACAATCAGTGTAACAACTGTAATCTGTATTTACCACCAGGTGATAAGGCCTGTGGAGGATGTATGCTATTTAAGGGGCCTGTGCATGCAGAAGGTTACTGCACTTACTGGGCACCCAAAGTGTAA